From Mytilus galloprovincialis chromosome 9, xbMytGall1.hap1.1, whole genome shotgun sequence, the proteins below share one genomic window:
- the LOC143045129 gene encoding aminoacyl tRNA synthase complex-interacting multifunctional protein 2-like isoform X1 gives MYKVDTFYNNDEQTSIPDVMYSCRNYHNQNDEIPNAESDPLAALERKQNEIFSRLQCLRDTVKQLSTKYTMSTAMTASKTAVTSSKSVQGTSSDQSSVPLLSQQKLNLGDVIHDLVVSADPDSPPLSLLVLYRVASEMFKVFATSYVHSSVVGMPQNLREVFQNGGCTNRDGNEVAFTLLWKKVQNGPTLMVNPHKQTVIEGESNIARYIQRLVNPDFDKCVVGATRIDEWLDLAEQYVRGNKKENAAVLKSLNSKLGSAEWLVGNTLSLADIVMWSVINQSKGQKDSPSNVKIWLQRCERNPYFDLANGAL, from the exons atgtaCAAAGTAGACACTTTTTATAACAATGATGAACAAACATCTATTCCCGATGTCATGTACTCTTGTCGAAACTACCATAACCAG AATGACGAGATACCAAATGCAGAATCTGATCCATTAGCAGCCttggaaagaaaacaaaatgaaattttcagcAGATTACAGTGCCTAAGAGATACAGTAAAACAACTGAGTACCAAATACACAATGTCCACAGCTATGACAGCATCAAAAACTGCTGTGACATCATCAAAATCTGTGCAGGGAACATCATCAGACCAATCCAGTGTGCCATTGTTATCACAGCAAAAACTTAATCTG GGAGATGTTATCCATGACTTAGTAGTGAGTGCTGACCCAGACAGTCCACCTTTGTCTTTACTTGTATTGTATAGAGTGGCTAGTGAAATGTTTAAAGTGTTTGCCACATCCTATGTCCACTCCAGTGTTGTTGGTATGCCACAGAATCTACGTGAAGTCTTCCAGAATGGTGGCTGTACAAATAGAGATGGGAATGAAGTGGCTTTTACTCTTTTGTGGAAGAAAG TTCAGAACGGCCCAACTTTAATGGTAAATCCACACAAGCAAACAGTTATAGAAGGAGAATCTAATATTGCTAGATACATACAGAGACTTGTAAATCCAGATTTTGACAAATGTGTTGTGGGAGCAACCAGGATTGATGAATGGCTAGATCTGGCAGAGCAGTACGTTAGAGGAAATAAAAAGGAGAATGCTGCAGTTTTGAAATCTTTAAATTCCAAATTAGGATCTGCTGAGTGGTTAGTAGGAAATACATTGTCATTGGCTGACATTGTCATGTGGTCTGTTATCAACCAATCCAAAGGCCAGAAAGATTCTCCATCAAATGTTAAGATCTGGTTACAACGATGTGAAAGAAATCCTTACTTTGATTTGGCTAATGGTGCATTGTGA
- the LOC143045129 gene encoding aminoacyl tRNA synthase complex-interacting multifunctional protein 2-like isoform X2 yields MGNTLDFCKDKKEVEKKEEKASNVLTNNDEIPNAESDPLAALERKQNEIFSRLQCLRDTVKQLSTKYTMSTAMTASKTAVTSSKSVQGTSSDQSSVPLLSQQKLNLGDVIHDLVVSADPDSPPLSLLVLYRVASEMFKVFATSYVHSSVVGMPQNLREVFQNGGCTNRDGNEVAFTLLWKKVQNGPTLMVNPHKQTVIEGESNIARYIQRLVNPDFDKCVVGATRIDEWLDLAEQYVRGNKKENAAVLKSLNSKLGSAEWLVGNTLSLADIVMWSVINQSKGQKDSPSNVKIWLQRCERNPYFDLANGAL; encoded by the exons ATGGGAAATACACTTGATTTCTGTAAAGATAAAAAGGAAGTTGAAAAGAAAGAAGAGAAAGCAAGTAATGTACTAACAAAT AATGACGAGATACCAAATGCAGAATCTGATCCATTAGCAGCCttggaaagaaaacaaaatgaaattttcagcAGATTACAGTGCCTAAGAGATACAGTAAAACAACTGAGTACCAAATACACAATGTCCACAGCTATGACAGCATCAAAAACTGCTGTGACATCATCAAAATCTGTGCAGGGAACATCATCAGACCAATCCAGTGTGCCATTGTTATCACAGCAAAAACTTAATCTG GGAGATGTTATCCATGACTTAGTAGTGAGTGCTGACCCAGACAGTCCACCTTTGTCTTTACTTGTATTGTATAGAGTGGCTAGTGAAATGTTTAAAGTGTTTGCCACATCCTATGTCCACTCCAGTGTTGTTGGTATGCCACAGAATCTACGTGAAGTCTTCCAGAATGGTGGCTGTACAAATAGAGATGGGAATGAAGTGGCTTTTACTCTTTTGTGGAAGAAAG TTCAGAACGGCCCAACTTTAATGGTAAATCCACACAAGCAAACAGTTATAGAAGGAGAATCTAATATTGCTAGATACATACAGAGACTTGTAAATCCAGATTTTGACAAATGTGTTGTGGGAGCAACCAGGATTGATGAATGGCTAGATCTGGCAGAGCAGTACGTTAGAGGAAATAAAAAGGAGAATGCTGCAGTTTTGAAATCTTTAAATTCCAAATTAGGATCTGCTGAGTGGTTAGTAGGAAATACATTGTCATTGGCTGACATTGTCATGTGGTCTGTTATCAACCAATCCAAAGGCCAGAAAGATTCTCCATCAAATGTTAAGATCTGGTTACAACGATGTGAAAGAAATCCTTACTTTGATTTGGCTAATGGTGCATTGTGA